The Lycium ferocissimum isolate CSIRO_LF1 chromosome 1, AGI_CSIRO_Lferr_CH_V1, whole genome shotgun sequence genome includes a region encoding these proteins:
- the LOC132067669 gene encoding transcription factor MYC1-like: MENILFTSSTTSQPNTLQKLLEYIIHSRQEWWVYSIFWKASKDVNNRLIFSWGDGHFRGTKDTASAKTGHRQYHQHQKKFGFDVIDDTNNVTDSEWFYMLSMPQCFVAEDELVVRAYTSASSHVWLASYYELQLYNCERAKEADLQGIRTIVCIATPSGVVELGSSDVIQENWEFVQLIRSLFGSNSNVNATSHLPINQEVTSGDHQKFGKRGSPWQDADVIKQEMVIGNLISESGSSDFENESSPINNVVNRSRKRGKKGDSSSTIITSRETTMEIHVEAERKRREKLNHRFYALRSVVPYVSKMDKASLLADAVTYINELKSKIEDLESKLIEPQKKPTTIEQHDSYSASSVVTDQVNNNKSLFSSSINGAQNGMEIEVKIIGSEAMIRVQSLDINYPCARLMNVMRELEFQIHHASVSSVKDLMLQDIVIRVPDELSNEEALKSTIVTILSVAEN; this comes from the exons ATGGAAAATATACTTTTTACTTCATCAACTACTTCACAGCCAAACACACTTCAAAAACTCCTTGAATATATAATCCATAGTCGTCAAGAATGGTGGGTTTATTCCATCTTCTGGAAAGCATCCAAAGATGTCAATAACCGTCTTATCTTCTCTTGGGGCGATGGCCATTTTCGTGGAACTAAAGACACAGCTTCGGCAAAAACAGGCCATCGCCAGTATCATCAGCATCAGAAGAAATTTGGCTTCGATGTAATTGATGATACTAATAATGTAACGGATTCAGAGTGGTTCTATATGCTATCTATGCCACAGTGTTTTGTGGCTGAGGATGAACTCGTAGTACGAGCTTATACCTCGGCCAGCTCACATGTGTGGCTGGCTAGTTATTATGAATTGCAGCTTTATAATTGTGAGAGAGCTAAAGAAGCTGATTTGCAAGGAATTCGTACGATTGTGTGTATTGCTACTCCTAGtggtgttgttgaattgggtTCTTCTGATgttattcaagaaaattgggaATTTGTTCAGCTCATAAGGTCTCTATTTGGATCAAACAGTAACGTGAATGCGACTTCTCATTTACCCATCAATCAAG AAGTAACATCAGGAGATCATCAGAAGTTTGGAAAACGTGGATCACCTTGGCAAGATGCAGATGTTATAAAGCAAGAAATGGTTATCGGAAACCTGATATCAGAATCTGGCAGTTCCGATTTCGAGAACGAGTCCTCACCTATCAACAATGTTGTCAATCGGTCACGAAAGCGGGGAAAGAAGGGTGATTCAAGCAGTACAATAATAACAAGTCGAGAAACAACGATGGAAATTCACGTGGAGGCcgagagaaaaagaagggaaaaattgAACCATCGATTCTACGCTCTACGAAGCGTTGTTCCGTATGTGTCCAAAATGGACAAAGCTTCATTGCTAGCAGACGCAGTTACTTATATCAATGAACTCAAATCTAAAATCGAAGATCTAGAATCCAAATTAATCGAGCCCCAGAAAAAACCTACAACTATTGAGCAACACGATTCCTATAGTGCGTCTTCTGTTGTAACTGATCaagttaataataataagtcatTATTTTCGAGCAGCATTAACGGGGCACAAAATGGGatggaaattgaggtgaaaatTATAGGATCGGAAGCCATGATTAGGGTTCAGTCTTTGGATATTAATTATCCGTGTGCGAGATTGATGAACGTGATGAGAGAGCTAGAGTTTCAGATTCATCATGCAAGTGTTTCCAGTGTTAAAGACTTGATGCTTCAAGATATCGTGATTAGGGTTCCTGATGAGTTATCAAATGAAGAAGCCCTAAAATCCACTATAGTGACAATATTAAGTGTTGCTGAGAATTAG
- the LOC132060388 gene encoding probable lysophospholipase BODYGUARD 3, which produces MSIMEKAKSTFTMAGRILNEVISFLVFTVLDVLDFLLCYTYKVIDFIVEAEWKPCYCSSAKQAITSNGTILVSESKIMCLTASSSCKKLQLEEISDTLYTRSSLVSEVSKSTVNELKKLKLENATTVRKGNMRSTFTVNSTIVEMLQGKIGGQKSHPIPRWSDCDCKTCNSWSSSCKDTLFVHVDGAKENVQENVIFIHGFISSSEFWTETLFPNFTKATKSKYRLFAVDLLGFGRSPKPNESLYTLREHLDMIEKSVLEPYKVKSFHIVAHSLGCILALALAVKHPGLVKSLTLLAPPYFPTPKGEQATQYMMRRIAPRRVWPAIAFGASIACWYEHVSRTICLLICKNHRLWEFLTKLLTRNRIRTYLVEGFCCHTHNAAWHTLHNIICGTAGKIEGYLDMVKNHLKCDVTVFHGEDDELIPVECSYNVQSRIPRARVKVVKNKDHITIVVGRQQAFARELEEIWKNNSTS; this is translated from the exons ATGTCGATTATGGAAAAGGCCAAGTCAACATTCACAATGGCAGGCAGAATATTGAATGAAGTCATCAGCTTCCTCGTGTTCACAGTCCTCGACGTTCTTGATTTTTTGCTCTGTTACACTTACAAAGTAATCGATTTTATAGTCGAGGCAGAGTGGAAGCCTTGTTATTGCTCGTCGGCTAAACAAGCCATAACGAGCAATGGCACAATCTTGGTCTCCGAGTCCAAGATTATGTGTCTGACTGCTTCTTCCAGCTGCAAAAAACTGCAGCTAGAAGAAATATCAGACACACTCTACACGCGATCCTCGCTAGTGTCTGAAGTGTCAAAATCCACCGTGAACGAGCTCAAAAAGCTCAAATTGGAGAATGCCACAACTGTGAGAAAGGGAAATATGCGCTCCACTTTCACCGTAAACTCTACCATTGTGGAAATGCTGCAAGGCAAAATTGGTGGCCAAAAATCTCATCCTATTCCAAGATGGTCGGATTGTGATTGTAAAACTTGTAATTCTTGGAGCTCCTCTTGCAAAGATACACTTTTTGTCCATGTTGATGGTGCCAAAG aGAACGTGCAAGAAAATGTGATCTTCATACATGGGTTCATATCATCatcagaattttggacagagaCTCTGTTTCCAAACTTTACAAAGGCTACAAAATCAAAGTATCGATTATTTGCGGTGGATCTGCTAGGATTTGGAAGAAGTCCAAAGCCAAATGAATCACTATACACCTTAAGGGAGCATCTAGACATGATTGAAAAATCAGTGTTAGAGCCATACAAGGTCAAATCTTTCCACATTGTGGCACATTCATTGGGCTGTATCTTGGCGCTGGCACTCGCTGTAAAACACCCTGGCTTAGTTAAATCCCTCACTTTACTTGCACCG CCATATTTTCCAACACCGAAGGGAGAACAAGCGACGCAGTATATGATGAGGAGAATAGCGCCAAGACGAGTATGGCCAGCGATTGCATTTGGAGCGTCGATAGCATGTTGGTATGAGCACGTTAGTCGAACAATTTGCCTACTCATCTGCAAGAACCATCGTTTGTGGGAATTTCTCACCAAACTCCTCACCAGAAAcag GATAAGAACATACTTAGTAGAGGGATTCTGCTGCCACACACACAATGCAGCATGGCATACACTACACAACATCATTTGTGGTACTGCTGGAAAAATAGAAGGATACCTAGATATGGTGAAAAACCATTTAAAATGCGATGTCACGGTGTTTCACGGTGAAGACGACGAGCTTATACCTGTCGAATGCAGCTACAACGTACAGTCCAGAATTCCTCGTGCTCGTGTTAAGGTTGTCAAGAACAAAGATCATATCACCATCGTTGTAGGAAGACAACAAGCATTTGCTAGGGAACTTgaggaaatttggaaaaataattccACAAGTTGA
- the LOC132067677 gene encoding GDSL esterase/lipase At5g41890: MYIFHDLATFPCFTMTIIFIFQMLYVLPFCSSSAATFVFGDSLVDAGNNNFLFTFSKADSPPYGIDFKPSHGKPTGRFTNGRTISDIVGEALGGNSFPPPYLAPNVESNATHIGINYASGASGILDATGTLFIGRVPLSEQISNFEQSRRYIVKAMGEINAKRFLKKALFSVTIGSNDVINYFQPSIPFLSEKVSPTTFQDFLVSNMTMNLQRLHKLGARKFVVVGVGPLGCIPFIRAIRLISKGKCSIEVNTLIRNYNKKLKVELDRLNKDMGPKAIFIYANSYDVFREIILNHKQHGFENADGPCCGGNFPPFVCYKGKNANTSSVMCDDRGKYVFWDAYHPTEAANIIVAKKFLNGDASVISPINIRHLLHYVSY; the protein is encoded by the exons ATGTACATCTTTCATGATCTTGCAACTTTCCCCTGTTTCACTATGACAATAATATTCATTTTCCAAATGTTATATGTATTGCCCTTTTGTTCCTCTTCTGCTGCTACATTTGTGTTCGGAGATTCCCTGGTTGATGCTGGCAACAACAATTTCTTGTTTACGTTCTCAAAAGCTGACTCTCCTCCATATGGCATAGATTTTAAACCTTCCCATGGCAAGCCCACTGGAAGATTCACCAATGGTCGCACCATTTCTGATATTGTTG GTGAAGCTCTTGGAGGTAACTCATTTCCTCCGCCATATTTAGCACCTAATGTGGAGTCAAATGCCACGCATATTGGAATTAACTATGCTTCAGGGGCTTCAGGAATATTGGATGCAACCGGAACTCTTTTT ATAGGAAGAGTGCCATTAAGTGAACAGATCAGTAATTTTgagcaaagcagaagatacataGTGAAGGCAATGGGAGAGATAAACGCAAAGAGATTCTTAAAGAAAGCATTGTTTTCTGTAACAATTGGGTCTAACGATGTTATTAACTATTTCCAACCATCTATCCCTTTTCTGAGTGAAAAGGTTTCTCCAACCACATTCCAAGACTTTCTAGTTTCTAACATGACTATGAACCTTCAG cGACTGCATAAATTGGGGGCTCGAAAATTTGTAGTAGTTGGTGTAGGACCTCTTGGGTGCATTCCGTTTATTCGTGCCATCAGACTAATATCCAAGGGTAAATGCTCTATCGAGGTAAACACATTAATCAGGAACTACAATAAGAAACTCAAGGTGGAGCTAGATCGATTGAACAAAGACATGGGACCTAAAGCCATCTTCATATATGCAAACTCATATGATGTTTTCAGAGAGATCATACTAAATCATAAACAGCACG GATTTGAGAATGCTGATGGGCCATGTTGTGGAGGAAATTTTCCGCCATTTGTTTGTTACAAGGGGAAAAATGCAAATACAAGCTCAGTGATGTGTGATGACAGAGGAAaatatgtgttttgggatgcCTATCATCCTACAGAAGCTGCTAATATTATAGTTGCTAAAAAGTTCTTGAATGGTGATGCTAGTGTAATTTCTCCCATTAACATTCGTCACCTTCTCCATTATGTTTCCTAttga
- the LOC132031449 gene encoding transcription factor MYC2-like, protein MENIIFTSSTTSQPNTLQKLLQYIIHSRQEWWVYSIFWKASKDVNNHLIFSWGDGHFRGTKDTASAKTGHGQYHQHQKKFGFDVIDDTNNDNVTDSEWFYMLSMPQCFVAEDELVVRAYTSASSHVWLASYYELQLYNCERAKEADLHGIRTIVCIATPSGVVELGSSDVIQENWEFVQLIRSLFGSNNNVNTTSHPPINQVTSGDHQKVGKRGSPWQESDVIKQEMVIGNLISDSGNSDFESESSPINNVVNRSRKRGKKGDSSSTLITSRETTMEIHVEAERKRREKLNHRFYALRSVVPYVSKMDKASLLADAVTYINELKSKIEDLESKLIEPQKKPIIMEQHDSYSVSSVVTDRANNNKSLFSSSFNGAQNGMEIEVKIIGSEAMIRVQSLDVNHPCARLMNVMKELEFQIYHASVSSVKDLMLQDIVIRVPDELSNEAALKSTIVTILSVAEN, encoded by the exons atggaaaatataatttttacttCATCAACTACTTCACAGCCAAACACACTTCAAAAACTCCTTCAATATATAATCCATAGTCGTCAAGAATGGTGGGTTTATTCCATCTTCTGGAAAGCATCCAAAGATGTCAATAACCATCTTATCTTCTCTTGGGGCGATGGCCATTTTCGTGGAACTAAAGACACAGCTTCCGCGAAAACAGGCCATGGCCAGTATCATCAGCATCAGAAGAAATTTGGCTTTGATGTAATTGATGATACTAATAATGATAATGTTACAGATTCAGAGTGGTTTTATATGTTATCTATGCCACAGTGTTTCGTGGCTGAGGATGAACTAGTAGTACGAGCTTATACCTCGGCTAGCTCACACGTGTGGCTGGCTAGTTATTATGAATTGCAGCTTTATAATTGCGAGAGAGCTAAAGAAGCTGATTTGCATGGAATTCGTACGATTGTGTGTATTGCTACTCCTAGtggtgttgttgaattgggtTCTTCTGATgttattcaagaaaattgggaATTTGTTCAGCTCATTAGGTCTCTATTTGGATCAAACAATAACGTGAATACGACTTCTCATCCGCCCATCAATCAAG TAACATCGGGAGATCACCAGAAGGTTGGAAAACGTGGATCACCTTGGCAAGAATCAGATGTTATAAAGCAAGAAATGGTTATAGGAAACCTAATATCAGATTCTGGCAATTCCGATTTCGAGAGCGAGTCCTCACCTATCAACAATGTTGTCAATCGGTCACGAAAGCGGGGAAAGAAGGGTGATTCAAGCAGTACATTAATAACAAGTCGAGAAACAACGATGGAAATTCACGTGGAGGCcgagagaaaaagaagggaaaaattgAACCATCGATTCTATGCTCTACGAAGCGTTGTTCCGTATGTGTCCAAAATGGACAAAGCTTCATTGCTAGCAGACGCAGTTACTTATATCAATGAGCTCAAATCTAAAATCGAAGATCTAGAATCCAAATTAATCGAGCCCCAGAAAAAACCTATAATTATGGAGCAACACGATTCTTATAGTGTGTCTTCTGTTGTAACTGATCGAGCTAACAATAATAAGTCATTATTTTCGAGCAGCTTTAACGGGGCACAAAATGGGatggaaattgaggtgaaaatTATAGGATCGGAAGCCATGATTAGGGTTCAGTCTTTGGATGTGAATCATCCGTGTGCGAGATTGATGAACGTGATGAAAGAGCTGGAGTTTCAGATTTACCATGCAAGTGTTTCCAGTGTTAAAGACTTGATGCTTCAAGATATCGTGATTAGGGTTCCTGATGAGTTATCAAATGAAGCAGCCCTAAAATCCACCATAGTGACAATATTAAGTGTTGCTGAGAATTAG